AAAAGCAGGGCTGTCATAATCTTGAGAAGTTATGTCAGGCTGAATGTGGGGCCAAGATTACCTTCAGTGCTACACAGTTATAGAAGTCCTGTTCTAATCCATAACATTTGATAATTAATTGTAAGAAGTTCTGTTAGAACTGAAAGTACTGCCACATGATCTACAACCTTCTCAGCCAATCCTGTGGCTTTAATTCCAATTGAAATTATACCACTGATTTATACAGAATTTGAACCATGCTCTAGGTCTTGGGACGTTGCAAATAACAGTTTGTGAATGAGGAATTTTGAGCAGCATTTGCATTGCCTGGTGTACCATTTCTCACATGCATATTAGGGAGATCTATAAGTGCTTAGACTTTGGCTTAGAGTGCGATCATTTCTTCCTCTAGACTAAACCGTTCCACAAAATACAACCTGGAAATGGATGTGAAAGACAAGTTCACAGCTTTGATGATTGACAATTACTGTGCTAGCTTGACAAACAACACTCCTGATGTCAGATACACTGATAAAACAGTGGAAATAGAAGGAAAGTAAGTGGTTATTTAACTTGATGGATATACGTTAATTATATCAATTATAGGATGAactactgcagcagcagcaaaattaaAGTAGCTGTGTGTAAGACAATTCAGCATTGTTCTGTTGTACTTGTGTAATTTTCTTTATACTTCTGTCCATCACTTTAGTATCTGTGTAATACATTGTTGAAATGAGCCACAATGATCATGTTTCCAGTGAATTGCTGTTCACTGGAAGTTTCTGAGTCTCACAGATAGCTATAGTAAATTTCTCACATGGGTTAAACCCAGAATAGATTCCTCTAACTTCTTCTCCTCTCCCAGGGTGTCCAAGCAGGTCAAATGCTGGACTGAGGCAGATGAGGTATGTGAGGTTAATTCATCTGTCCAGTGTGCAGATTTTGTGTGAATTAGTGGTTTCGATGAAGAAATACCTACCACAAAAGAACAGACTGGCAAGAAGAAACAGGCTAAGTAACGAGCTGACTTGCTTGGAATACAAGGGACTGCCAGCTCTTACCACTAGCCCATGTTAGTGTCCATCAACAGGTTGTTTAACTCAGACCATACCCAGAACAGCATTTGCTGCTATGTACGAATAATGAttattgaaatgaaacaaagaaatctcCGAGGGACTTCCCAGAGATCTGCCTACCAGCCACTAGTGCACAGATACTACTCTCCCCTTCTGAGGATGGGCTTCCCAACTATTGCTGGAAGTGACTATGTAAGCATGTAGGGGTGTCCTGTGTGCACAATTAACGTGTGCATAGTAAGTTGGTGTTAATAATACTAGCTGAATTGTATTACTTGTAACACCTTCATTGATGAAAGATGTTCCAAGAAATACTGGTTATTATATGTGTCTGCCTATTTGTCCATATCTTTCCTTCCTATCTGTCCAtatcttttctcccttttcctgctACAACTCAGTCTCTtatcaggaaaggaaaataataacaagGTTGTTTTGAGATTGtagcaaaatgattttttttttccttttacactCGTGCTTGGTTTGTGGAGTAATTATAGATTTATGAAATAGTGGATGCTGCCAGCTGATGACCTTTTATTTtgaatctcttttattttgaatttttattttgaatctctttcagttttgttaGCCCTGAAGACTGGTTATATTTCTCAAACATAAATGTTGAAAAGGCTGACAAGCAGAGAAACAATTCAGTGGCGCTAAGGGTGCTGATTGACAGCATCCTCTCCCAGGCAGTGAATGACATGTGCAAGCAATATGAGATGGTGAATATCGCATTTAGAAATAGAGTGGAGGAAGTCAGAGATGCCAAGCACAAGCTGGAGACGCTCCTTGCAGTGGTAAGTTGTAGGAGATCATCAGTGAAAAGATGTAAACAGCAAGCTTTGGTTATCAACCAGTTGGCTCAGTCCAGTGTATTGAGGTGTCTTGAGCTACTGTGGTTAAGAATTTTACCTTTGCAATACTGGCAACAGCTGCAACACAAGCTTGCCTCAGTTTCCTTTAACAGTCAGATTTCATTTACTTATCCAAATGTGCACTGCTATAAAGGTGTATTCCTCAAATCAGTCAATTGATTGAAGTATTCTAGTAGATTTCTCTGAAGCCAGGATTTTCCTTGTGATTTTTAGATACGTGGGGCTGCTAAGGGTTTTTTGCGATTGTGCTGTAAGAGCTTAATGGCTTATAAAATCAGGGCCAGTGTGATTGAAGTTTGATGTATGAAAACTGTGCTTGAGTTCTAAAAGTTAACCACTGAACTTAAAGTGATGTTGGCGCCTCTCCAGTCATAATCCTGGACAACCTTTGTGAAAATCTGTTGATAAAATAACACCTTAACATAATGAGTGTTACTGTAATTACTGTTACTATAGCTATTAAACAAGATGTTGAGGATTTTGCTGATTGCAGGAGAAAGtgtgctgtgctttcttctgttGGATTTGTTAAGGTGATGAAGGAGGCTGCCTCGCAGGAGATGAACATTGTAGCCTTAAAGAAAGCAATTGCTGATAAAGAAGGACCTGTTAAAGTGGCTCAAACCCGCTTGGAGGCAAGAAATCATCGCCCTGGAGTGGAATTATGTTATGACACAGTGCAATATAGGTTGACCGGTGAAGTTCAAGAGATTACAAACAACATTCAAAGGCAAGTGGGAATGACTAAAGAGTGGGGAAATCTGTGGTACAGATTATTTGGTTAAATAAATAGTCCAAGTAACATTGGGTCCCAGCTATTCTCCATGAAATTTTGAGACATGCTTTTTCCTTAAGGGTAGCACACTTTAAAGCATACTGCATGGATATTGTCTGATTGTGAATCCCCGTCCTTGTTTTTTCACTTCGAATTACTTttgtgtatgacaaaatatctATGTATTCTCAACTAACTTCTGGCTGTATTTTCCCTGTTAGATTAAAGGACACACTGGCACTGGCTGAAACAGAGCTGAAAGGTCTGAGACGTCGGCAGCTTTCCCTGGAGGAGGAGATCCAGATCAAGGCAGATACATTATACATTGATGAAGTGCTCTGCAAGCCAATGAGAGAGTCTGTTTGCATTAACAACTTTTAAAGCCATATTACTGGACAGTTCATGCTGAGATTTTTATTGACAAACTCCAAATTTATCGATTTGAATTAATGCTGTCCTCATTCTAGATGTGTGAGGCAATTAAAACAGACAGTACATACAGCCAGGACTGTGCTCTTGAATGTCTGATGAAATCTCCCACTGGGTAGTAAAGTTCCAGAATAAGAGGGAATGTGGGAATGTGCTTTCCATGTTATCTCAGGTACAAGCAATGATATTTTTTGCCATTGAGAGGTGTAGAAGTTGTGGAAGCTAGAGCAGTTCTCTCACAAGACACTGGTAAGCTGGTCAAGTGGGAGTGTTGACTGCCAGGATTAGCTGCggtatgttttttttcttcttaacatctgCTGTTAAGAACTGGGCAGAGAGTGCGTTATTAAACTCAACAGGAACTAGGGAATGATGATGCGGTGGAATGGAGTGCCTGACTGCATCTGAATCAAGATGAAGCCAAGGCTGATTTTGGGCTAATCGTTTCCTTACTCCATGTCTCAGTTTTCCTATTTGTAAAATGGGAACAAACAGATGGGCCTCACTGGTAAGCTGTTTGAAACTCTACAAGGGGAAGTGCTGAATGAAGAAGAGGGTCTTATTTTTACTAGAGGTGCCAACGAAGGCTGAGGAAAaagctcactgctgcttctggttctggtgaggaaaaacaaaaaaacggCAAGAATAAGTGATACTGGAGACATAAGAGGCTGGTTGCCAAGTCCAACACTTTAATCCAGGGCATAGTAAAATTGTCCTTTGCATACGATGGTATCTCCCTTTCAGAGGGATGCTGACAAGATTCAGTTCTCCTATTAATGCCCTCCAAAGGATTTGTTCATCATTTGCAGATGTAACTCCTTGTGGCTTTACTCCAGTGGATAGATGATGACAAAATAGTTAAGCTCTGAGTCAATCAGATTTTTAAACTTCTTGTAAATATTGTGCAACAGCTGTTTCTCTTCACTGGTCTCCTGTCGGGATGTGTAAATCCTGACCTGTGAGCATGAATGGTGGTCATGTCTCTCAGATATGTGCAGCAGTCTCAGCCCATTAAAGCTTGTGGCAAAAGTAAGCCTTTGTTGCTACTGAAGAATATGGAGAAGCCAAATTCTTAGAATACAATCCTAAAATTTACTTACAGTTTTCACTCTGAACTGAGTGAAAATTACGACTCATCTTCTGCCAAAGAATTTTTGGGAAGAGGAAAGTTCCTTTTACCCTCAAGATTGACACATTCTTGGAATATGCATGGCTCTGGATCTAATACATTTGCAGTTCAGCAAGCAAAATAGTATGACAGTATGGTTTACACCAGCTGCATTTGTGGAGTGGCCACATACAACATCCCTTTTTGGTGAGATGTGTTTATATCTTTTGTTTAATGAGATTCAACTGTCATGCTTCAATTTAAGCATAGATATGAGTACCAGAACTGAGTGGAACAGACAATCCCTAGCTCAATATAGGAGGTGACACAGGGAACCCATGGACTAGCAGAGATTTGTGGAATGGTTGGTGCTGGTTATTAAATTTACATAGTATTCTGTAATATTCCTACTTATGGATTAGTAGGTTGGAAAGACCCATTTCTAAGTGGTTCTCAGGATTCTTAAAATGCTAAAACATTACATAGGGAAGGTAGTTATGCTAACATTTCCTTCTCTAACCTTACTGTGGGATTATAGGGACCTCAGCATTTCTCTGGATATGGAAGAGAGGAAGGTAGATAATGGGAGTTTTGAAGCATCGAGTCTTACCTTTATTGTAGtcaaaaagcatttcctttctgcacGATTCTGTAGCAACCTCTCCACAAAAGTAACACTAAGAAATGCCCAGACTTTCAGAAAAAACAATCTCCTGCATGATAAGATAAGCTGTAGCAGCTCATCATCCAGCAGCTCATTGTCATTGTTTACTTCAAGGGttaatttcttcaaaaagaaagaacgCAGTCAGTTCTATGAAACAAGGCTTGCACTAGCTAAACTTCAAAGTGTTTCCCAATTTTACCAACAGAAGTGATTGACAGCAGATCAGCTGTGTACCTTGACATTAGCAGAGAACCTTTTTTTTGTTACGACAAAAATATACGCAGTGGTAATTTCCATTCTCCCGTAACGATGAGCTTCCCATGTACGTTATATACCATCCTAAGAGATAGACAACTTCCAGTGGGTGCTATACCCACAACTCATGCCATGGTACTATTTTGCATACCAGAAGTAATTCAAGATTAAAAGTGCATCTAAAAACAATTTCTAGAAAGCTTTACCGATCTGTGGTGTCTATTGCAAACTCTGCAATGCATTAGGCCTTAAAGAAATCTGTCAGTAACCATCAGTTATAAGGCCACGTGCTTCTCTCAGGCACACACAGACTTGATGCTCATTTATATGGGTCAGGTGTTGAATACCTTTCATGATACATCCTTGGTGATAccaaaatgctttgaaaagcttTCCTACAAAAATAACGCTTT
The Lagopus muta isolate bLagMut1 chromosome 20, bLagMut1 primary, whole genome shotgun sequence genome window above contains:
- the TEKT1 gene encoding tektin-1 isoform X1 — translated: MARMLQAPPKLHSSEWHVANKMQCASTESQKSSSERLVAESRRLVDEIEKTTQKTQSSVNKKIEQRLEEIKFWKQELDNKLEQLVNETEVLFTFKIRLEKALESCKEPLVISQKCLLNRQRRAGTDLVHDEVEQELVKEAGVLQGVIALLERTLEQTNEQIRLNRSTKYNLEMDVKDKFTALMIDNYCASLTNNTPDVRYTDKTVEIEGNFVSPEDWLYFSNINVEKADKQRNNSVALRVLIDSILSQAVNDMCKQYEMVNIAFRNRVEEVRDAKHKLETLLAVCAVLSSVGFVKVMKEAASQEMNIVALKKAIADKEGPVKVAQTRLEARNHRPGVELCYDTVQYRLTGEVQEITNNIQRLKDTLALAETELKGLRRRQLSLEEEIQIKADTLYIDEVLCKPMRESVCINNF
- the TEKT1 gene encoding tektin-1 isoform X2 — its product is MARMLQAPPKLHSSEWHVANKMQCASTESQKSSSERLVAESRRLVDEIEKTTQKTQSSVNKKIEQRLEEIKFWKQELDNKLEQLVNETEVLFTFKIRLEKALESCKEPLVISQKCLLNRQRRAGTDLVHDEVEQELVKEAGVLQGVIALLERTLEQTNEQIRLNRSTKYNLEMDVKDKFTALMIDNYCASLTNNTPDVRYTDKTVEIEGNFVSPEDWLYFSNINVEKADKQRNNSVALRVLIDSILSQAVNDMCKQYEMVNIAFRNRVEEVRDAKHKLETLLAVVMKEAASQEMNIVALKKAIADKEGPVKVAQTRLEARNHRPGVELCYDTVQYRLTGEVQEITNNIQRLKDTLALAETELKGLRRRQLSLEEEIQIKADTLYIDEVLCKPMRESVCINNF